A single genomic interval of Microbulbifer variabilis harbors:
- the dnaX gene encoding DNA polymerase III subunit gamma/tau, protein MSYQVLARKWRPRLFKEMVGQEHVLQALINALDNGRLHHAYLFAGTRGVGKTTIARILAKCLNCEEGVSSEPCGHCNACNEIADGRFVDLIEVDAASRTKVEDTRELLENVQYAPTRGRYKVYLIDEVHMLSNSSFNALLKTLEEPPPHVKFLLATTDPQKLPVTVLSRCLQFKLKNMSPERIVEHLRFVLGEEQVPFEEGALWQLGRAADGSMRDGMSLTDQAIAFGGGKISEAEVRGMLGSIDTGLVWKLLHALAEEDAATLFATVAELAQQAPDFGATLAELSDNLHRLAVAQILPQSIDNALGDGERLRQLASRIAPENIQLYYQMTLHARRDLPLAPDPRSGFEMALLRMLAFRPQGVATIPRAELPETTASAQTQTAPREQAPIEQENAAEKKSEVVVPQHSESAEAVPTPGPHAEAIAAAQNESPVQNSVPARGDMLPKLEEPAPQQPPYHAEQASELVLGAQTAIVERPLEVPSAQPSGSREGVLAELRQRVAEVEASPPALENQAPTRTEAVAQVAEAPPARFDALTSGSWPALYKQLGISGILHSIAQHLELVGRQDNILSFTLDESFSSLYDEVHQRRLGDLLGDFFQQPVIAQIQVGQVQGSTPARLAAATRDARLAAARDALTSDPLVQELQSELGAELVSDTVESLAKAN, encoded by the coding sequence ATGAGCTATCAAGTACTGGCACGTAAATGGCGCCCGCGTCTTTTTAAGGAGATGGTGGGACAGGAGCACGTGCTTCAGGCACTTATCAATGCCTTGGATAACGGCCGGCTGCACCACGCCTACCTGTTTGCCGGTACTCGGGGAGTGGGAAAGACCACAATTGCCCGCATTCTGGCCAAATGCCTGAACTGTGAGGAGGGTGTCAGCTCAGAGCCCTGCGGACATTGCAATGCCTGCAATGAGATAGCCGATGGCCGTTTTGTCGATCTGATTGAGGTGGATGCGGCATCCCGCACTAAGGTGGAGGATACCCGGGAGCTGCTGGAAAATGTCCAGTATGCTCCGACCAGGGGTCGCTACAAGGTCTATTTGATCGACGAAGTGCATATGCTCTCGAACAGTTCCTTCAATGCCCTGCTGAAGACCCTGGAGGAGCCGCCGCCCCATGTAAAATTCCTGCTCGCTACCACAGACCCACAGAAGCTGCCAGTAACTGTGTTGTCCCGCTGCTTGCAGTTCAAGCTTAAGAATATGAGCCCCGAGCGGATTGTCGAGCATCTGCGCTTTGTACTGGGGGAGGAACAGGTGCCTTTTGAAGAGGGCGCCCTTTGGCAGCTAGGCCGCGCGGCAGACGGCAGTATGCGCGATGGTATGAGTCTCACCGACCAGGCTATCGCTTTTGGCGGTGGCAAAATCAGCGAAGCCGAAGTGCGTGGCATGCTCGGTAGCATCGATACCGGCTTGGTGTGGAAACTGCTACATGCCTTGGCAGAAGAAGATGCGGCGACGTTGTTTGCTACTGTCGCTGAGCTGGCTCAACAGGCTCCAGACTTTGGCGCCACCCTGGCAGAGCTCTCCGATAACTTACATCGTCTGGCGGTCGCCCAGATTTTGCCCCAGTCGATAGATAACGCCCTGGGCGATGGTGAGCGGCTACGACAGCTTGCCAGTCGTATAGCCCCAGAGAATATACAGCTCTACTATCAAATGACCCTGCACGCTCGCCGTGACCTGCCCCTGGCCCCAGATCCCCGTAGTGGCTTTGAAATGGCGCTGTTGCGCATGCTGGCGTTCCGTCCGCAGGGCGTAGCGACAATTCCAAGGGCAGAACTGCCTGAAACAACTGCTAGTGCACAAACTCAGACGGCTCCTAGAGAACAGGCGCCTATCGAGCAGGAGAATGCCGCCGAAAAAAAGTCTGAAGTTGTGGTGCCTCAGCACTCTGAGAGTGCCGAGGCTGTGCCAACTCCAGGGCCTCATGCCGAAGCGATAGCGGCTGCGCAGAATGAAAGCCCGGTTCAGAACTCGGTGCCGGCAAGAGGGGATATGCTTCCTAAACTTGAAGAACCCGCGCCCCAGCAGCCTCCATACCATGCAGAACAAGCCAGCGAGTTAGTACTGGGTGCCCAGACTGCAATAGTTGAGCGGCCACTAGAGGTACCCAGCGCGCAGCCCTCTGGCTCGCGGGAGGGGGTTCTAGCTGAACTTCGCCAACGCGTAGCGGAAGTCGAGGCCTCCCCCCCTGCGCTAGAAAACCAGGCCCCCACGAGAACGGAAGCGGTTGCTCAGGTTGCTGAAGCGCCGCCGGCACGCTTTGATGCCCTTACATCAGGTAGCTGGCCGGCACTCTATAAGCAGTTGGGCATCAGCGGCATATTGCACTCGATCGCGCAGCATCTGGAGCTAGTGGGGCGCCAGGACAATATACTTTCCTTTACCCTGGACGAATCTTTTAGCAGTCTTTATGACGAGGTGCATCAGCGGCGCCTGGGGGACTTACTGGGAGACTTTTTCCAGCAGCCGGTTATTGCACAGATTCAGGTGGGGCAGGTACAAGGCAGTACGCCGGCACGTTTGGCTGCGGCGACTCGCGATGCGCGCCTAGCAGCAGCGCGGGATGCCCTTACCTCAGACCCCCTGGTTCAGGAACTTCAGTCCGAGCTGGGCGCTGAGTTAGTGTCAGATACTGTTGAATCCCTGGCGAAGGCGAATTGA
- a CDS encoding YbaB/EbfC family nucleoid-associated protein: MKGLGDLMQQAQKMQADMQEKMQKVQQELNELRVCGESGAGMVKVTMNGRHDVISVEIDPSLLSEDKEMLEDLLAAAVNDAVRRAEEKAQELQKQQVGNLASGMNLPEGFKFPF; the protein is encoded by the coding sequence ATGAAAGGTTTGGGCGATCTGATGCAACAGGCCCAGAAAATGCAGGCCGACATGCAGGAAAAAATGCAGAAGGTACAGCAGGAGTTAAATGAGCTACGGGTGTGCGGTGAATCCGGCGCGGGTATGGTTAAGGTCACCATGAATGGCCGGCACGATGTTATCTCTGTGGAAATCGACCCTTCCCTGCTGTCCGAAGACAAAGAGATGTTGGAAGATCTTTTGGCCGCGGCAGTGAACGATGCTGTGCGCCGAGCTGAGGAGAAGGCCCAGGAGTTACAAAAGCAGCAGGTGGGCAACCTCGCTTCTGGCATGAATCTGCCGGAAGGCTTCAAGTTTCCATTTTAA
- the recR gene encoding recombination mediator RecR — MFSPLIEELIRALRCLPSVGPKSAQRMAMYLLEKDRDAAELLARSLAQAVEKVGRCQQCRTLTEEAVCTLCNNSRREQTSLCVVETPADVLAIEQAGNYHGRYFVLHGHLSPIDGIGPADLGMDLLERRLASEPLQELIVATNPTVEGEATAQYIAERAKAQGVTVSRIAHGVPIGGELEYIDGGTLAHAFNSRTAFFPPAE; from the coding sequence ATGTTTAGTCCCTTAATCGAAGAGTTGATTCGCGCGCTGCGTTGCCTGCCCAGTGTGGGCCCCAAGTCGGCCCAGCGCATGGCGATGTACTTGTTGGAAAAGGATCGCGACGCTGCAGAATTACTGGCGCGCAGCCTGGCGCAGGCTGTGGAGAAGGTCGGACGTTGTCAGCAGTGCCGTACATTGACCGAAGAAGCCGTATGCACTCTGTGCAACAACAGCCGACGCGAACAAACCTCTCTCTGTGTTGTTGAAACTCCCGCCGACGTGCTGGCGATTGAGCAGGCTGGTAACTACCATGGCCGCTATTTTGTGCTGCACGGTCACCTGTCTCCGATTGACGGTATCGGCCCCGCGGATCTTGGTATGGACCTACTGGAGCGCAGGTTGGCCAGTGAGCCATTACAGGAGTTGATTGTCGCCACCAATCCCACAGTAGAGGGGGAGGCGACAGCCCAGTACATCGCCGAGCGCGCCAAAGCGCAGGGAGTGACTGTCAGTCGTATCGCCCATGGCGTTCCCATCGGCGGTGAGCTGGAATATATCGACGGCGGTACCCTGGCGCACGCCTTCAATAGTCGCACCGCCTTCTTCCCCCCAGCAGAGTAA
- the rnd gene encoding ribonuclease D: MVEIDTTPRWVDSCEQLAALCAQWRQQRAVALDTEFMRSRTFYPQPALVQVGDGRHCYLIDNLAIEDLQPLRDLLLDTAVTKIMHSCSEDLETLERLLGVIPEPIFDTQIAAAISGMGAGLGYAATVRELLSIELPKSETRSDWLQRPLSDAQKTYAALDVAWLPVLYGALLKRLQEQQRETWLVEDCATLVATARSPQPPEFYYQKVKGAWRLRGKHLAVLQDLCTWRECEARTRNMPRNHLLKENLCMTMAQQLPRHKGALSQAGLEGRALREHGDRLLQLISRALERSDLPTRLPQPLNRQQGELLKLLRKEVASIAERENLPAEILIRKKELEALVLARDPQLQGRLCGWRAEVVGRPLLKALRHLRKEEMK, from the coding sequence ATGGTTGAAATAGATACTACTCCACGCTGGGTGGACTCCTGCGAGCAGTTGGCGGCTTTGTGCGCACAGTGGCGACAGCAGCGCGCTGTGGCTCTGGATACCGAGTTTATGCGCAGTCGCACCTTTTATCCTCAGCCGGCCCTAGTACAGGTTGGGGATGGCAGGCACTGCTACCTCATCGATAATCTCGCCATTGAAGACCTGCAACCTTTGCGTGATCTGCTGCTGGATACGGCTGTTACAAAAATCATGCACAGCTGCAGCGAGGATTTGGAGACTCTGGAGCGTCTGCTGGGGGTGATCCCCGAGCCCATTTTTGATACTCAGATCGCCGCGGCGATTAGTGGTATGGGGGCAGGCCTCGGTTACGCCGCTACCGTGCGCGAGCTATTGAGTATTGAACTGCCGAAGAGCGAGACCCGCTCGGATTGGTTGCAGCGCCCTCTCAGTGATGCCCAGAAAACCTACGCCGCACTCGATGTGGCTTGGCTACCGGTTCTCTATGGTGCCTTGCTAAAGCGGTTGCAGGAGCAGCAGCGGGAAACTTGGCTAGTAGAAGACTGCGCAACTTTGGTGGCAACTGCGCGAAGCCCGCAACCCCCTGAGTTCTATTACCAGAAAGTGAAAGGTGCCTGGCGCCTGCGCGGCAAACATTTGGCCGTGTTACAGGACCTTTGTACTTGGCGGGAATGTGAGGCGCGAACCCGAAATATGCCGCGCAACCACCTGCTCAAGGAAAATCTCTGTATGACCATGGCCCAGCAGTTGCCGCGGCATAAAGGCGCCTTGAGCCAGGCTGGCCTCGAGGGCCGTGCCCTGCGAGAACACGGTGATAGGTTGTTGCAGTTGATTTCCCGCGCTCTGGAGCGCAGCGATTTACCGACGCGTTTACCGCAGCCGCTCAACCGACAACAGGGGGAGTTACTGAAGTTACTGCGTAAAGAGGTCGCGAGTATTGCAGAGCGTGAAAATCTGCCTGCAGAAATCCTAATTCGCAAAAAAGAGTTGGAAGCCCTGGTCCTTGCTCGCGACCCCCAGTTGCAAGGGCGTCTCTGTGGTTGGCGCGCCGAAGTGGTTGGTCGGCCCCTGCTTAAAGCTCTGCGACATTTACGCAAAGAGGAAATGAAGTGA
- a CDS encoding YcgL domain-containing protein, translating into MKVLCDIYRSPKKEEMYLYVDKREGTARVPKNLLELFGSPQHVTTMLMTPERKLARANADKVLQEVRVQGYYLQMPPVADSEMREIALKNSKLQR; encoded by the coding sequence GTGAAAGTCTTGTGTGATATTTATCGCAGTCCCAAAAAAGAAGAAATGTATTTGTACGTCGATAAGCGTGAGGGGACTGCGCGGGTACCTAAAAATTTATTGGAGTTGTTTGGCAGCCCCCAGCACGTCACTACCATGCTAATGACTCCAGAGCGCAAACTTGCGCGTGCAAATGCCGACAAAGTCCTGCAAGAGGTACGTGTGCAAGGTTACTATTTGCAGATGCCGCCGGTGGCCGATTCTGAAATGCGTGAGATCGCATTGAAAAACAGCAAACTGCAACGCTGA
- a CDS encoding YcgN family cysteine cluster protein yields the protein MAQLPFWRRKTLAQMSEPEWEALCDGCGRCCLHSLEDEETGELYNTNVACRLLDTDSCRCSQYSRRKELVPGCVQLRVEDIDQYTWLPSTCAYRRLAEGHPLPEWHPLVSGDSQSVHKAGMSVRGSVISEELVHPDDMEEHIVTWVEAG from the coding sequence ATGGCACAATTGCCTTTTTGGCGACGTAAAACTCTAGCGCAAATGAGTGAACCTGAATGGGAAGCTCTGTGTGATGGTTGTGGGCGCTGCTGCCTGCACAGCCTGGAAGATGAGGAAACTGGTGAGCTTTACAACACCAATGTCGCCTGCCGTTTGCTGGATACAGACTCCTGTCGCTGTAGCCAGTATTCAAGGCGAAAAGAATTGGTGCCTGGATGTGTGCAGTTGCGGGTAGAGGATATAGACCAATACACCTGGCTTCCGAGCACCTGTGCCTACCGTCGCTTGGCCGAAGGGCACCCTTTGCCGGAGTGGCATCCGCTTGTGAGTGGAGATAGCCAGTCTGTACACAAAGCGGGTATGTCTGTGCGCGGCAGTGTCATCAGTGAGGAGCTGGTTCACCCGGACGATATGGAGGAGCACATCGTCACCTGGGTGGAAGCCGGTTGA
- a CDS encoding YEATS-associated helix-containing protein produces the protein MLDHLLILTAVMLVSGILGGLVNYYQMLFTEEDPAGLARCLIMGLCGALMVPIFLKFTQSDLLIEIQGDPSRLLIFTGYCLLAAIASRMFVFNAARRQLRDASIARARVENMEQELRTMQLEMMPLLEHEIEGDLEQGPVLDFNQIRKLDDNALQVLNLLNDGECVFRSLSGMVQDSGMETNSIARALNSLLVLEMVGKIHSHLGIRWYITGKGRQVVHRRSTQMA, from the coding sequence ATGCTCGACCACCTGCTGATTCTCACTGCAGTAATGCTGGTATCGGGCATTCTCGGTGGGCTGGTGAACTATTATCAAATGCTGTTTACGGAGGAGGATCCCGCCGGCCTTGCTCGCTGCCTGATTATGGGATTATGTGGTGCCTTAATGGTGCCAATCTTCCTGAAGTTTACCCAAAGCGATTTACTGATCGAAATCCAAGGCGACCCTTCACGGCTTTTGATTTTTACCGGTTATTGTCTGCTTGCCGCTATAGCTTCCCGCATGTTCGTGTTTAATGCTGCGCGTCGCCAGCTGCGCGATGCCAGTATCGCCCGTGCTCGAGTGGAAAATATGGAGCAGGAACTGCGCACTATGCAATTGGAAATGATGCCTTTGCTGGAACATGAGATAGAAGGGGATCTGGAGCAGGGGCCGGTGCTGGATTTCAACCAAATTCGCAAGCTGGACGACAATGCCCTGCAGGTACTCAATCTGCTAAATGACGGTGAGTGTGTATTCCGCTCCCTAAGTGGTATGGTGCAAGATAGTGGTATGGAGACCAATTCTATTGCCCGTGCCCTTAACAGCCTGCTTGTATTAGAAATGGTGGGCAAAATCCACAGTCACCTGGGGATTCGCTGGTATATCACCGGTAAGGGGCGCCAAGTAGTACACCGCCGCAGCACTCAGATGGCTTGA
- a CDS encoding AAA family ATPase → MKFTGTDSYVATEDLQMAVNAAVTLQRPLLIKGEPGTGKTLLAEQVAESLGMKLIQWHIKSTTKAQQGLYEYDAVSRLRDSQLGVDKVHNIANYIKRGKLWESFAAEERVVLLIDEIDKADIEFPNDLLVELDRMEFFVYETGETIKAKHRPIVIITSNNEKELPDAFLRRCFFHYISFPDRDTMRKIVDVHYPEIKGQLVAEAMDIFFQLREVPGLKKKPSTSELIDWLKLLMADDIPEEVLKNRDNSSAIPPLYGALLKNEQDVHMLERLAFMARRDNR, encoded by the coding sequence ATGAAATTTACCGGTACCGATAGCTATGTAGCTACCGAAGACCTGCAGATGGCGGTGAACGCAGCCGTCACCTTACAGCGCCCTTTGTTGATCAAAGGCGAACCGGGCACCGGCAAAACACTGCTCGCGGAACAGGTTGCCGAGAGCCTTGGAATGAAATTGATCCAATGGCATATCAAATCTACCACTAAGGCCCAGCAGGGACTTTATGAGTACGATGCGGTATCCCGCCTGCGCGACTCCCAGTTGGGGGTGGATAAGGTTCACAATATTGCCAATTACATCAAGCGCGGCAAGCTGTGGGAATCCTTTGCTGCGGAAGAGCGTGTGGTACTGCTGATCGATGAGATTGACAAAGCGGATATCGAATTCCCCAACGACTTGTTGGTGGAGCTGGATCGAATGGAATTCTTCGTTTACGAAACCGGAGAAACTATCAAGGCCAAGCACCGCCCCATTGTCATTATTACTTCGAATAATGAAAAAGAACTGCCGGATGCCTTCCTGCGCCGCTGCTTCTTTCATTACATCAGCTTTCCCGACCGCGATACCATGCGCAAAATTGTCGATGTCCATTACCCGGAAATTAAAGGGCAACTGGTCGCAGAAGCGATGGATATTTTCTTCCAGTTGCGCGAAGTACCGGGTTTAAAGAAGAAGCCTTCCACCTCAGAGCTGATTGATTGGTTGAAGTTGTTGATGGCCGATGATATTCCGGAAGAAGTACTCAAGAATCGCGATAACAGCAGTGCCATTCCTCCACTGTATGGCGCCTTGCTGAAAAATGAGCAAGATGTGCATATGCTCGAACGCCTGGCGTTTATGGCACGTCGTGACAACCGCTGA
- a CDS encoding vWA domain-containing protein: MLIGFFLNLRRYKLPVSITELLALLEALQQRLVFADLEEFYFLARVCLVKDEKHFDKFDRAFEAYFKDLETLDDIVEQMIPEDWLRAEFLKQLSEEEKAKVQSLGGLEKLLEEFKKRLEEQKKRHSGGNRWIGTGGTSPFGNSGYHPGGIRVGGQGRNRSASKVWEKRQFKNLDDSISLGTRNIQVALRKLRKFARTGAAEELDLNNTISSTARNAGLLDIKMVPERHNAIKVLIFFDVGGSMDPYVRVCEELFSACRSEFKHLEYFYFHNFVYEHVWKDNQRRYSENTSLLEVLRTYGKDYKVIFVGDASMAPYEITSRFGSVEHMNEEPGAAWMERITDIYHNLIWLNPVDEEYWQFTPSIGMTQRLVDGHMYPMTLEGLDRAIAYLVKGR, translated from the coding sequence ATGCTGATTGGCTTTTTCCTGAATTTACGTCGCTATAAATTACCGGTATCCATCACCGAGTTGTTGGCCTTGCTGGAGGCTTTACAACAGCGCCTGGTTTTTGCAGATCTGGAGGAATTTTATTTCCTCGCTCGTGTCTGTCTGGTGAAGGATGAAAAACATTTCGATAAGTTCGACCGCGCTTTCGAGGCCTATTTCAAAGATTTGGAAACCCTCGACGATATCGTTGAGCAAATGATCCCGGAAGACTGGCTCAGAGCGGAATTTCTCAAGCAATTAAGCGAAGAGGAAAAGGCTAAAGTCCAAAGCCTGGGTGGTTTGGAAAAGTTGCTGGAGGAGTTCAAAAAGCGTCTCGAAGAGCAGAAAAAGCGCCACAGTGGCGGCAATCGCTGGATAGGTACCGGTGGCACCAGCCCCTTTGGTAACAGTGGCTATCACCCGGGTGGTATTCGGGTGGGAGGGCAGGGGCGTAATCGCTCGGCATCCAAGGTTTGGGAGAAGCGCCAATTTAAAAACCTGGATGACAGTATCAGCCTGGGAACCCGCAATATCCAAGTGGCTCTGCGCAAGTTGCGTAAATTTGCCCGCACTGGCGCAGCAGAAGAGCTGGATTTGAATAACACCATTTCTTCCACTGCGCGCAATGCGGGTTTGTTGGATATTAAGATGGTGCCAGAGCGGCACAACGCAATAAAAGTACTGATTTTTTTCGATGTGGGCGGTTCTATGGACCCCTATGTGCGCGTGTGTGAAGAGTTATTCTCTGCCTGCCGCTCGGAATTTAAGCACTTGGAGTATTTTTATTTTCACAACTTTGTCTATGAACATGTGTGGAAAGACAACCAGCGGCGCTATAGCGAGAATACGTCTCTGTTGGAAGTACTGCGTACCTATGGCAAGGACTACAAGGTTATCTTTGTCGGTGATGCCTCTATGGCACCCTACGAAATTACCAGCCGTTTCGGCAGTGTTGAGCATATGAATGAAGAGCCGGGTGCAGCCTGGATGGAACGTATCACCGATATTTACCACAATCTGATCTGGCTAAATCCGGTTGATGAGGAGTATTGGCAGTTTACGCCCAGTATCGGCATGACCCAGCGTCTAGTGGATGGCCATATGTATCCGATGACCCTTGAGGGATTGGATCGGGCGATTGCCTATTTAGTCAAAGGCCGCTAA
- a CDS encoding peptide MFS transporter — protein MQEIKPKPPASAGQLFGHPKGLFLLFGTEMWERLSYYGMRGIFVFYLTSTATAAVFGWEQLTDTELQSKALSYLGWYAMLVYLTPIIGGWMADNRWGQRHCIMFGGTLMMLGQFSLGFPHTWLPDGSEIYMLWLGLALLIIGNGFFKPNISTMVGDLYEEGDHRRDTAFTIFYMGINLGSILGYLVVGWIGEKVDYQLAFIVAGIGMLLGLILQMTQAKRYLGEIGVEPSAHLELKNKKDEEENKHRPLTQEERDRIKVILVLGVFIVVFWAGFEQAAGSMNLFAKYRTDLNIFGWEIPASWLQMVNPLFIIILAPIMASIWVGMGDREPSSPAKFSLGLAFLGIGFLSMCGAALQIGDSETIKASIWWLIFAYIFHTIGELCLSPIGLSVVTKLSPLRYLSLMMGLWFAFIGIANKGAAEIGKLVGVSGPLATFGGVALTAIVAGFILYLIREKLVDWMHGAEEVHVTVGETTREEISITADHEGTPPKHFSGNKE, from the coding sequence ATGCAAGAGATCAAGCCCAAGCCCCCCGCCAGCGCCGGACAGCTGTTTGGCCACCCCAAAGGGTTGTTTCTGCTATTTGGCACCGAGATGTGGGAACGTCTCAGCTACTACGGCATGCGCGGTATTTTTGTCTTTTACCTGACTTCCACTGCCACTGCCGCAGTCTTCGGCTGGGAACAGCTCACCGATACTGAATTGCAGTCCAAAGCCCTGAGCTATCTGGGCTGGTACGCCATGTTGGTGTACCTGACCCCCATTATCGGTGGCTGGATGGCTGACAACCGCTGGGGGCAGCGCCACTGTATCATGTTTGGCGGTACCCTGATGATGCTGGGGCAATTCTCCCTGGGTTTTCCTCATACCTGGCTACCAGACGGTAGTGAGATTTACATGCTGTGGCTGGGGCTGGCCCTACTGATTATCGGCAATGGTTTCTTTAAACCGAACATCTCCACTATGGTCGGGGATCTCTACGAAGAGGGGGACCACCGCCGCGATACCGCATTTACTATTTTCTATATGGGGATCAACCTGGGCTCAATTCTCGGTTATTTGGTCGTAGGCTGGATTGGGGAAAAGGTGGACTACCAGCTCGCCTTTATTGTTGCAGGCATTGGTATGTTGCTGGGCCTGATTCTGCAAATGACTCAAGCCAAACGCTACTTGGGAGAAATAGGCGTAGAACCCTCCGCTCATCTGGAACTGAAAAATAAAAAAGACGAGGAGGAAAATAAACACCGCCCCCTCACACAGGAAGAGCGGGATCGCATTAAAGTCATTCTGGTTCTGGGTGTGTTTATCGTGGTTTTTTGGGCTGGTTTTGAGCAAGCTGCCGGGTCAATGAATCTATTTGCCAAGTACCGCACCGACCTGAATATCTTTGGATGGGAAATTCCTGCCAGCTGGCTACAAATGGTCAATCCCTTGTTTATTATTATCCTCGCACCGATTATGGCCTCTATCTGGGTAGGTATGGGAGATCGCGAGCCGAGTTCACCGGCTAAATTCAGCTTGGGGTTAGCTTTTCTCGGAATCGGTTTTCTCTCTATGTGCGGCGCGGCACTACAAATCGGCGACTCCGAGACCATTAAAGCAAGCATCTGGTGGCTGATTTTCGCCTACATTTTTCACACCATTGGTGAACTTTGCCTGTCACCTATCGGACTTTCTGTGGTGACCAAATTATCTCCCCTGCGTTATTTATCCCTGATGATGGGACTCTGGTTTGCCTTTATTGGCATCGCCAACAAAGGGGCAGCAGAGATCGGTAAATTAGTGGGGGTTTCTGGACCACTCGCCACTTTCGGCGGTGTCGCACTAACTGCCATAGTGGCCGGTTTTATTCTATATTTGATTCGTGAAAAACTAGTGGATTGGATGCACGGTGCAGAAGAGGTGCATGTTACAGTGGGCGAAACCACCAGAGAAGAAATCAGTATTACTGCTGATCACGAGGGAACGCCACCCAAACACTTCAGCGGTAATAAAGAGTAG